A DNA window from Leptospira selangorensis contains the following coding sequences:
- a CDS encoding amidohydrolase: MTSVKITLFQKDLSQPVSPEQRTKLSKEKSDFLILPLYFPGGGNGSPESLASRAKTFLDEIFAISEVYKGAIFGGGMFRRDDEGKLRFSIPIVQNIVLVDWYDVKGLSSEDSPAIPGSGEDSLILGGFRFGIFAGKEIQDKSKLEKLKSDRINLAFHLDSVSDNGTNYSQDLKNYADLSSQYGMFLVRSSGYGVPFGKKRIGRSLLSTPTGVTWKVAETEQEKEIIKTVNINGINGLF, encoded by the coding sequence GTGACCTCAGTAAAAATAACCCTTTTCCAAAAGGATCTATCCCAGCCGGTTTCTCCCGAACAAAGGACCAAACTTTCTAAGGAAAAATCGGATTTCCTCATTCTTCCATTATATTTCCCAGGAGGAGGAAACGGTTCCCCTGAGTCATTGGCTTCTCGTGCCAAAACTTTTTTAGATGAGATCTTCGCTATCTCGGAAGTTTATAAAGGTGCGATCTTTGGCGGCGGAATGTTCCGAAGAGACGACGAGGGTAAATTAAGATTTTCTATTCCCATCGTACAGAATATAGTGCTAGTAGATTGGTACGATGTAAAAGGTTTATCTTCCGAAGATTCCCCTGCTATCCCTGGTTCAGGTGAAGATTCTCTGATCTTAGGGGGATTTCGTTTCGGGATCTTTGCAGGTAAAGAGATCCAAGATAAATCCAAGCTGGAAAAATTAAAATCAGACAGGATCAATTTGGCATTTCATTTGGATTCTGTTTCGGATAACGGTACGAACTATTCCCAAGATCTTAAAAATTACGCAGATCTTTCTTCTCAGTACGGAATGTTCTTAGTACGTAGTTCCGGCTATGGTGTTCCTTTCGGTAAAAAAAGGATAGGAAGAAGCCTACTTTCCACTCCAACAGGAGTCACTTGGAAAGTGGCAGAGACCGAACAAGAGAAAGAGATCATCAAGACCGTTAACATAAACGGCATCAACGGTTTATTTTAG